CTGCCGGACGAGGCCGCGGCGCGGACGGCCCTCAGTGACAACGACTACGCCGCGGCGCTTTTAATCCCCGCCGGTTTCACCGATGCGGTGGAGAAAAACCTCGACGCCGGGCTCACCCTTTTAACAAACCCCCGGCGCGACGTGGAACTCCGGGTGCTCGAGAACCTGGTCCAGGGCGCCTCCATCGCCCCGGCGGGGAAGAACGTCGCCCTGCGCATGGCCGACCGCTTCCTCGACGAGACGGCGTTCGTCTCCCCCCAGGCGCGGGAGGACGTGCGCGGCGAGATCCGCTCCTACATCACCGAGGAGGAGGGGTCGGGGGGGTCGCTGGACTGGCAGGACTTCACCGAGTCCGGGTCGCCGGTGCGGGTGACGACCGAGGAGGTGCGGGCCACGGCGGCGGAGTGGGACGCCATCCTGCAGTACGTGCCGGGTTACGCGGTGATGTTCGCGCTGTTCGGGGCCGCGTCGGCGGCGGCGGGCGTACTGGCCGAGCGCGAGAAGGGCCTCGCCCGGCGCATCCTCACCTCGCCGCTCTCGCTCAAGGGCTACCTCTTGGGGAAGTCCGGCTTCCTGGTGACGCTGCCCGTGGCGCAGATGGGCCTTCTGTTCGGCTTCGGGGCGGTGGCCTTCGGGGCGGTCTACCCCGGCTCGACGGTGGCCCTTCTGCTGGTGAGCTTGTGCGTGGTCATCGCTTCGGTGGGGCTGGCGCTGGCCCTGTTGGCCTTCTGCCGCACCGCCAAGCAGATAGACCAGCTCGGCCTCTTGGTGATTCTGGTGATGAGCGCCCTGGGCGGAAGCTGGTGGCCGCTCTTCATCACGCCGGAGTGGATGCAGTCCCTGGCGCACGTCACGATAAACGCCTGGGCCATGGACGCCTACGCGGAGCTCTTCACCTTCGGCGGCGGCCTGGGCGACGTCCTGGTCCCCTGCCTGGTGCTCCTGGGGTACGGGGTGGTCGGATTCTTGTTGGCGCTGTGGCGCTACCGGCCCCAGGAAGTCCGGTGAACTTCAAGGGAGGTAAAAGATGCGTTTGCTGCCGCTGTTCGTGATACTGGCGTTGGCGCTCCTGGCGCTCGCCGGGTGCAACGCGGACAAGGAAGAGCCGGCCGCCGAGGCCGGGGTGACCACCGAGCCGGGTCCGTCGGAGACCACCGCCGCCGGCGACGCGCAGATGCCCGACGTCTACGCCGGGCACTTCGTCTACGTCACCGAGCACGGAGGCAGTTACCACGCGCCGTACTGCCCGCACGTGCGCGGCAAAGAGAACCTGCGCCGGTTGAGCCGGGAGGACGCCGTCGGCGAGGGTCTCGAGCCCTGCAAGGACTGCAACCCCGGCCCGCCGCGCTAGGAAGTGCTATAATACGCGCGTCGGCCGTCGCGGGGGGATGAACCTTTGAGCGACATCCTGGGGCTGGGCATAGACGTGGTCTCGCTGGCGCGCTTCAGCAAGCTCTTCCGCTCGGGGCGCGAGGAGCGGCTGCGGCGCCACGTGTTCAGCGAGCGGGAGTGGCCGCGGGACTTGGGGGCCGAGATTTCGCCGGGCCTGTTGGCCAGGCTCTCCGCCCGCTTCGCCGTCAAGGAAGCGGCGATGAAGGCCTTGGGCTGCGGCTGGGGGCAGGGTTCCTTCTTCCACGAGTTCGAGGTGGTGCCCGAGCCCGGCGGCGGGGTCAGCCTCGAGCTCCACGGAAACGCCCGGAATCTGGCCCGGGAGCGGGGGATCAACCGCTGGTTCATCTCCATCGCCCACGAGCGCTACTACTCCGTGGCCACGGCCCTGGCCCTACGGGACGGGTGATGCGGCATGCCGCCGAAGGTCGTTTTGGGGCGACCCTGGGGCGAGTCCCTTGCGGGTCTCCGTTTTTTATACCCTCTACCCGGTTGCAATGACGTAGGGCGGGGATTCCTATCCCCGCCGTTTTCACGTTCCCTACCTCTACCCTCACCCCGACCCGTCGGCGCGCCGCTCCCTAAAAGGGAGAGGGGGCCGCTACACCCCCCTCCCTGACCCTCCCCCCAGAGGGGGGAGGTGGTTTATAGAAGCCCTCACCCTTAATCCCTCTCCCACAGGGAGAGGGAGACCGCGGGTCTCCGTTTTTTTACCCTTTACCCGTGGTTGCGATGACGTAGGGGCGGGTCTCCAGACCCGCCCGCCCCCCTCCCTAACCCGTAAGCGCGCTTCCCCCCAGAGGGGGGAGGGGATTTGTTTAAAGGTAGCCCTCACCCTCATCCCCGTCGGCGAGCCGCTCCCACGGGGAGAGGGGGGCCGCCTCGCCCCTCACCCCGGCCCGTCGGCGCGCTGTTTAGGTCGGGCCGCGGGCGACCGCAGAGGGTCGCCCCTACGGTGGGATTCGCGTGGGATGACGTAGGGCGGGGATTCCTATCCCCGCCGCTTTCACGCCTCAACCCTCACCCTAACCCGTAGGCGAGCCTCTCCCTGGAAGGGAGAGGGGGTTTCGTTTGACCCCCGGCGGACGCCGCGCTATCATCTCGCCATGACCCGTCCGTACCAGCTCCTCATCTCCGCCGGGGAGGCCTCGGGCGACCTGCACGCCGCGGGGCTTCTACGCGCATTGCGGGTGAAATTCCCCGACCTGGCGGCCCGGGGCCTTGGCGGGCCGTTACTCAAGGAGGCCGGGGTTGACCTCGACCTCGTCTACGGCGACCTGGCGCTCATCGGCATCGCCGAGGCCTTCTCGAAACTGGGTCAGGTCCGGCGGGCGCTGGATACCCTGGACCGGGCGCTCGAGGGTTGCGACGCGGCGGTCTTTGTGGACTTCGCCGGGTTCAATAAATTACTCGCGCGGCGGGCCCGGCGCCGCGGGGTTCCCGTCGTCTACTAC
This portion of the bacterium genome encodes:
- a CDS encoding ABC transporter permease, with protein sequence MKRLWAIFKKDWRAFLRDPKAVLLSSLLPIGMMLVVGFAFSGGGDWVIELAVVDSDGGEAAKTLLATITDTGVCELVPLPDEAAARTALSDNDYAAALLIPAGFTDAVEKNLDAGLTLLTNPRRDVELRVLENLVQGASIAPAGKNVALRMADRFLDETAFVSPQAREDVRGEIRSYITEEEGSGGSLDWQDFTESGSPVRVTTEEVRATAAEWDAILQYVPGYAVMFALFGAASAAAGVLAEREKGLARRILTSPLSLKGYLLGKSGFLVTLPVAQMGLLFGFGAVAFGAVYPGSTVALLLVSLCVVIASVGLALALLAFCRTAKQIDQLGLLVILVMSALGGSWWPLFITPEWMQSLAHVTINAWAMDAYAELFTFGGGLGDVLVPCLVLLGYGVVGFLLALWRYRPQEVR
- a CDS encoding lipid-A-disaccharide synthase — encoded protein: MTRPYQLLISAGEASGDLHAAGLLRALRVKFPDLAARGLGGPLLKEAGVDLDLVYGDLALIGIAEAFSKLGQVRRALDTLDRALEGCDAAVFVDFAGFNKLLARRARRRGVPVVYY
- a CDS encoding holo-ACP synthase yields the protein MSDILGLGIDVVSLARFSKLFRSGREERLRRHVFSEREWPRDLGAEISPGLLARLSARFAVKEAAMKALGCGWGQGSFFHEFEVVPEPGGGVSLELHGNARNLARERGINRWFISIAHERYYSVATALALRDG